In the genome of Rhodoplanes sp. Z2-YC6860, one region contains:
- a CDS encoding response regulator, translated as MNVVMANASLAASVDQSEVRFLVEKNADGIIVVDHDGAVLFVNPAAEEIFGRPSSTLIGSPVGIPLVLGETSQITVHRPGGNHVDVEIRAVDTRWGDRPAWLASLRDISVRVALEEHRRHSSKMEAIGRLTAGIAHDFNNLLTVVLGNLEQALRHNQDSALGRPLENAIHGARRAALLTERLLSFSRRKPLEPKALNVNGLVEGMSDLLQRTLGEGVKIRTSLDPDLWTVEVDPPELEAALLNLAVNARDAMPEGGCVLIETANVDLDAAYAAIEGEIAAGSYVLVSIADTGGGIHPEVLKQVFEPFFTTKSDGRGTGLGLSQVYGFAKQSGGHAKIYSEIGIGTTAKIYLPKSAAANAVALEQSGGSTELPLGRSGETVLVVEDDEDVRNYTVSSLSELGYTVLEAADAQSALDIIQDHESVQLLFTDLGLPGGMDGKALALRAQQVRNSLKVLLTTAYAGSALVHDGRLDPGTELLSKPFTFDSLARRIRELLDRNDRTQQQSKILIVEDEVLLRMLVVEVLTDHGWQTIEAGSFSEGAEILQTAGDELSAAIVDLGLPDRSGDQLVLEIRARYPDLPILLTTGFADENMRARFARDSRTRFFGKPFQPEALIEALRSF; from the coding sequence ATGAATGTGGTCATGGCAAACGCTTCACTTGCGGCCAGCGTCGATCAGTCAGAGGTCAGGTTTCTGGTCGAAAAGAATGCGGACGGCATTATCGTCGTCGATCACGACGGAGCCGTTCTCTTCGTCAATCCAGCAGCGGAAGAGATTTTTGGCCGGCCATCATCCACGCTGATCGGATCGCCTGTCGGTATTCCTCTAGTGTTGGGTGAGACGAGTCAGATTACCGTCCATCGCCCAGGCGGCAATCACGTCGATGTTGAAATTCGAGCCGTCGATACCAGGTGGGGCGACCGGCCGGCGTGGCTTGCGAGTTTGCGTGACATTTCCGTACGCGTTGCGCTGGAAGAGCACCGCAGGCACTCCAGCAAGATGGAGGCCATCGGCCGGCTTACTGCGGGCATCGCGCACGACTTCAACAATCTGCTAACCGTCGTTTTGGGAAACCTGGAGCAGGCCCTGCGCCACAATCAGGATTCTGCATTGGGAAGACCGCTTGAGAACGCGATTCACGGAGCGCGGCGAGCGGCGCTGCTGACGGAGCGCCTGCTGTCCTTCTCCCGGCGGAAACCGCTCGAACCCAAAGCGTTGAACGTGAACGGGCTTGTCGAAGGCATGTCCGATCTCCTGCAACGCACGCTCGGTGAGGGCGTGAAAATCCGCACATCCCTGGACCCCGACCTTTGGACGGTCGAAGTCGATCCACCGGAGCTTGAGGCCGCACTTCTCAATCTCGCTGTCAACGCTCGCGATGCCATGCCGGAGGGCGGCTGTGTCCTGATCGAAACCGCTAATGTTGATTTGGATGCCGCTTATGCTGCGATTGAAGGAGAGATCGCCGCCGGCTCATACGTGCTGGTTTCAATCGCCGATACCGGCGGCGGCATCCATCCGGAAGTGCTTAAGCAGGTCTTTGAGCCGTTCTTCACCACAAAGTCGGACGGCAGAGGCACGGGTCTCGGTCTCAGTCAGGTCTACGGCTTCGCGAAGCAGAGCGGAGGCCATGCAAAAATTTACAGCGAGATCGGGATCGGAACCACGGCTAAAATTTACCTCCCGAAATCCGCAGCCGCCAACGCCGTCGCGCTGGAGCAATCCGGCGGCAGCACCGAGCTTCCTCTTGGCCGCTCTGGGGAAACCGTTCTGGTCGTCGAAGATGACGAAGATGTCCGAAACTACACGGTCTCAAGCCTCTCGGAACTCGGCTACACCGTGTTGGAGGCGGCCGATGCGCAATCAGCACTGGACATCATCCAAGATCACGAGAGCGTACAACTGCTGTTTACTGATCTCGGTCTACCCGGCGGGATGGACGGCAAAGCCCTAGCCCTCCGCGCGCAGCAAGTGCGTAACTCTCTCAAAGTCCTGCTTACCACAGCATATGCTGGAAGTGCGCTTGTGCACGATGGCCGCCTCGACCCGGGCACAGAGCTTCTTTCGAAGCCATTTACTTTCGATTCGCTGGCGCGTCGCATCCGCGAGTTGCTGGACCGCAATGACCGCACGCAACAACAATCGAAAATCCTGATCGTCGAAGACGAGGTTTTATTGCGAATGCTCGTCGTCGAGGTATTGACCGATCATGGATGGCAAACAATCGAAGCGGGAAGCTTCTCGGAAGGCGCTGAAATACTCCAAACTGCGGGCGATGAATTGAGCGCGGCGATTGTCGATCTGGGGTTACCTGATCGTTCCGGCGATCAGCTTGTTCTGGAGATCAGGGCTCGATATCCGGACCTGCCGATCCTCCTGACCACCGGCTTCGCTGATGAAAATATGCGAGCGCGATTTGCGCGTGATTCCCGAACTCGATTTTTTGGAAAGCCATTCCAGCCGGAGGCGCTCATTGAAGCGCTTCGCAGCTTTTGA
- the kaiC gene encoding circadian clock protein KaiC, protein MTAHEPESEIPDVLERVRTGVDAFDELVMGGLPRGRTTVVGGTPGSGKTIFATQFLAHGVTKYGENGVLVTFEEPPRDIEANMRGFGWDLATWRKEGRLAVVDASPPANDELVIGDFDLAGLLARILHAAKSVNAKRVVLDSLTQLFDHFIGDPKMLRRELFRIADALKKTGLTVLMTAERSSEYGEVTRHRLEEFIADNVVILRNVLQREKRRRTIEVLKMRGSHHAEGEAPFTILGSHGLIAVPMSSLRLEQQSSMVRVTSGNPAIDEMCSGGFFRDSVTLVSGATGTGKTLLVTNFLAGGVAAGEKAVLFGYEESRGQLFRNASGWGVDFAKMEAEGKLKVFCLYPEAQGLADHLLSIKNLVDEIKPNRIAIDSISALERVAPDSGFREFLISLTSFIKKSEIAGLYTATSKSLVGGETASEQHISTLTDSIILLRYMQEQDKMHRGLMVLKMRGSEHAKEIRRFTIDGAGMHLGEPFKAAPNVFSGSDSHRRSSATELP, encoded by the coding sequence ATGACCGCTCACGAGCCGGAGTCTGAAATTCCAGATGTGCTTGAGCGCGTCAGAACCGGCGTTGATGCTTTTGACGAATTGGTAATGGGCGGGCTGCCTCGGGGCCGGACTACAGTGGTTGGAGGGACGCCCGGAAGCGGAAAGACCATATTCGCCACGCAATTTCTGGCGCACGGCGTCACGAAGTACGGCGAGAATGGCGTGCTGGTCACGTTCGAGGAGCCGCCGCGCGACATCGAAGCAAACATGCGCGGCTTTGGTTGGGATCTTGCGACGTGGCGCAAGGAGGGCCGGTTGGCTGTCGTCGATGCCAGCCCACCGGCAAACGATGAACTGGTCATCGGAGATTTCGATCTGGCCGGTTTGCTGGCACGCATCCTTCATGCGGCGAAATCCGTCAACGCCAAGCGCGTTGTCCTCGATTCTCTCACTCAGCTATTCGACCATTTCATCGGCGACCCGAAGATGTTGCGTCGGGAGCTTTTCAGAATCGCCGATGCTCTGAAGAAGACCGGGCTGACCGTTCTCATGACAGCGGAGCGCTCGTCCGAATATGGAGAAGTCACCCGGCACCGACTTGAGGAATTTATCGCCGACAATGTCGTGATTCTGCGCAACGTACTGCAGCGTGAAAAGCGCCGGCGGACGATCGAAGTCCTCAAGATGCGCGGAAGTCATCACGCGGAAGGCGAGGCCCCGTTCACGATCCTGGGCAGTCATGGCCTTATTGCCGTGCCCATGTCGTCGCTTCGGCTGGAGCAGCAGTCCAGCATGGTTCGCGTAACCAGCGGCAACCCTGCCATCGACGAGATGTGCAGCGGCGGGTTCTTTCGCGACAGCGTGACGTTGGTTAGCGGAGCAACGGGCACCGGCAAGACACTGCTTGTGACCAATTTCCTCGCTGGTGGCGTTGCGGCCGGGGAAAAAGCGGTTTTGTTTGGTTACGAGGAAAGCCGTGGCCAGCTCTTCCGCAACGCCAGTGGCTGGGGCGTCGACTTTGCAAAGATGGAGGCCGAAGGCAAATTGAAGGTGTTTTGTCTTTATCCCGAGGCCCAAGGTTTGGCCGATCATCTTTTGTCGATTAAAAATCTGGTCGATGAAATAAAACCAAATCGGATCGCCATCGACAGCATCTCTGCTCTTGAGCGTGTGGCGCCGGATAGTGGCTTCCGCGAATTCCTTATCAGTCTCACTTCATTCATCAAGAAAAGCGAAATCGCCGGCCTTTACACAGCGACCAGCAAATCGCTTGTAGGAGGTGAGACTGCAAGTGAGCAGCACATATCCACTCTGACCGACTCAATTATCCTGCTTCGCTACATGCAGGAGCAGGACAAGATGCACCGCGGCCTGATGGTGCTGAAAATGCGTGGCAGCGAACATGCGAAGGAAATTCGCCGCTTTACCATTGATGGGGCCGGCATGCATTTGGGAGAACCCTTCAAGGCCGCGCCCAACGTCTTTTCGGGAAGCGACAGCCATAGGCGGTCAAGCGCAACCGAACTCCCATGA